The nucleotide sequence AGCGCGCGGTTTAGGGAAGGTTTTCTTTCTTAGAGAGTGGCTATTCAAGTTACGTGCTGTGCTTAGCGTTGGAAAATAGCCGGGCCAGGATTCGAACCTGGGTCTGCGGGGCCAGAGCCCGCTATGCTTGGCCGCTACACCACCCGGCTTCACTTCAAGCTGTACTCAAAGTCTCTTTAGGTTTTCGCCGATAACTTGCGAAGAACTAGCCTATAGGTTTTCACCAGGTCTCTTAGCTTACCTTCTAATTCTTGGATTTCCTTCTTAAAGGCTTCACGTGTTACTTTACCTAGTCTCGCTTTACTTATCGTCTTGTTAATTCTCTCCCTTAACATAGCGAGCTCAGCTTCTATCCTCACAAGCTCGCTTAAAGGCGCTCTTAGTGTAGGCCAAGCTAATTGCACCCTCTCACCCTCCCTTCTAAGCTCCTCCTCTAACTTCATTTGTTCAAGGAGTAGTGCCTTTGCCTGGCCTTCATAAGCTCTTAGCTTTAGCTCACCCATAGCTAGGCTGCGCAACAACTTTGCATGCCTATCGACTAGGGCTAGTTTGTACTCGTAACTTGCTATGAAGGGTTCTAAATTAGGCAATAAGGGTGACCGCTCTATACCAGCTCTTTTCTTAGACCTAAGGTAAAAGTATAAGTATGTAGTCGAGGCAGCGAAGGGGGTTAGTAGGATGGCGAGGAAGAGCCAAGGCAAGGTAAAGGGTGTAGATACATAAGCTATTTCTATTGAGGATATTGGAGGTGGCCACCAGTTAAAGCGCACGCTAACCTCTTTTCCTATGCTTGGAAGTGGGTCGACGTGAGTTATAGAGCCCCCCGGCGGAGGGTGTACGTATACTTCAAAGTGAGCTATTGGGATGTTGTGAAAGCTAGCTACTGGGACCTCGGCTAAGCCTAGCTTACTAGGCTGAGTTACGTAGGTCAAGATTAGCGACGCATTCTCCTTATATCTTAGGGTGAAGCGCGGCTTAATATTCAATAGTAAGTAGCCTCCTAGCGTAGAAACTGAGTAGCTGCCAAACTGTCTAGGCTCTACTTGTTGAGTCTGGATGTAGGAGGCAAGGTCATCATTAACCCTGACCCCCCTCACGCTTACCGGTAGCTTTAACTTAATGATCTCAATGGGGCGGTTTAGGTCGATGGAGGTAAACGTCAAGCGTTCAGAGAACCTTAGCGAGCCGTCTGGTTGAATGTATACATGTTTAATACACTTTGAGCAAATGACCTTGCCGCCCTCCTCCCTTAAGCTATACGTCACATTGAGCCAAGCTAAATACATAGCTGGTATTTCTCGCGCAAGTATCGTGAAGATTTGCACGTCATCAATGCTCCTCAGATCTAGCATGGGCTGCGTGGTTACGTTTAGTATTTCCTTTGCATACCTAATCGTGACGTTGCACTCATCAACAGTTTCGTTCAGTAAGGGGTAGAGCGGTATTGTGAGCGTCCTATTAAGTCCTCGGGCGAGGAGGATGTAGGACTGGACCACCACTGCTTCGCCAGGGACCTTTACTAAGTATATATTGAAGCTTGAGCCTTGCAGGCTTACTACTTCCTGCCTTACTGGCTCCATCCATTCATCCTTCTGCTTTATGTAAATCGACAATAGCGTCCCCTCGCTGAAGCTCGGCTGAATGGCCATTGCTAGTTGAGTAGGCCTAGGAGCCCTTACTTCGTCATAGATGGTTAAGTATGACTCGTGAAGCTCGATCGTGCGGTTGACGCTCAAGCCTGCTTGAGAGGGTGAGCTGCACCAAGCTAGCGCGAGGAGGGCGAGGGCGGTTAATAGCACAGGCCTTCTTAACCCCATAGGACGTGAAAATTTATCGCTATGCGGCTTTATATAAGCCTGTTGTGGAGGGCTCGGAGCTTGAAGATCAAGGTTAGATTATTCGCTGAGCTTCGAGAGAGGGCGGGGGTGGAGTGGTTAGAGCTAGAAGTAAAGGATAGATGTAGAGTGAGAGAGGTTATAAGGCAGCTTTCAGAGCTCTTGCCTGAGACCTTTAAGGACTTAGTTAGGCAGGGAGGATTAGCTCAAGGATACACAATAGCTATAGGCACTAGGCACGCTTCTCTTGATGAAGAAGTACCTGCAAATAGCGTTGTGGCCATACTACCCCCGGTGGGGGGAGGCCTTTAAGTAGTGTGGGTGGGCTTGGTCTACTTTAACCGTAGCCCAGCTCCAAGGCTCTAATTGAGAGTTGACAACTACTAGTTTGTAGTTGTAAGCTCTACACTTAGTGGAGCCATTAGCCTTGTCTACTGCGAGTACCTTAAGCACCTTACCAATCCAGCGCTCGTTACGCCTTAAGGTTAAGGCGTCAATAAAGCTAGAGGCCACGCGAGACCTACGCTTCTTAATCCACTCTGGTGGGTGCTTCATTGAGGCTGCCGGTGTTAATGGTCGGGGGGTAAAGCGAGCTACGTGTACTTTGTCCGGCTCAGCTGCCTCTAAGACCCTAAGGGTCTCACGGAACTCCTCGTCTCCTTCCCCTGGGAGGCCGACTATTATGTCAGTGGCTAAGAAGCCGTCTATGAATTTAGACCTATACTCCTTGACTAATTCAAGGTACTCCTCAGCACTATAGCGCCTACCTACTACCTTTAGCACCTTATCGCTCCCTGACTGAAGAGGTAGGTGAAGGTACTTGTAAACTTTAGAGTCCTGGTAAGCTTCTAAGAGGTCGTCGAGTATCTTCCTCGTGGTGCTAGGCTCCATCATCCCCACTCTAACCATGAAGTCCCCCTCAACCTCACAAACCTCCCTCAGTAGGGCAGGAAGTGACGTGCCTATGTCTAGGCCGTAGGCAGCGGCATCTTGAGCAACGAGGAAGACCTCCTTCGCCCCCTCCTTGATAGCCTCTACCACCCTCTTGACAACCTCATCCACAGGGTAGCTTTTTAAAATCCCTCTTGCAATCGGCTCAACACAGTAGGCACAGCTACCTAAACAGCCCACGGCTATAGGCACCACAGCTCTACCTTCAGCTCTGAGGCTGGGTAAACGTAGCCAGCTCCTCGCTCCTTGCCCAGCATAGAACCCTCTTCCCAGCTCTACAGCCTTAACCACGCGCTCAATAGCATCAGTAGTGACGATAGCGGCATTTGGCGCAGCTCTAGATACGAGGGCTGGCCTGTAGGTGGCTAAGCACCCAGTGACCACCAGGATCTTCCCATCCCGCCTGGCCACCTCGCTAAGCTCCCTAATTCTCCTAAGCATCTTTCGCTCAGTCTCAGCCCTAACTGCGCATGTGTTTATGACCACTACGGAGGCCTCGCTGAAGCTAAGGGTTTTTTCCAAACCCACTTCTCTAAGAAGCCCTGCCATTACCTCTGAGTCGCCTATGTTTAGCCAGCACCCATAGGTCTCTATGTAGAAGCGGGGCCCTCCCACTTAAAACCCCTCTTCAGCCTATCTACGTCTTCAGCTATCTCTTCATTACTTATCTTCCTCACCACGGGGGTCGGCTTAGCTATCTTCCAGCCGGGCTTCACAGCAAACGTGCCTAAGCTACTCCAGCTCAGCTCTAGTGGCTGGTCGTTATAGATGAAGGATAGCACCTTGACTGAAGTCTCAGGGATTACTGGGTACATGGCTACCATAGAGTCCCTGAGAAAGTTAATGCTTAAGTAGAGCGTAGTCCCTGCCTCCCCTGGGGCCTCTTTCACTCTCCTCCAGGGCTCCTTTAAGTTTAGGTAGCCATTGGCCTTTGAAAAAGCTTCCAGCAGCCTTCCACCTACCTTAGTAAAGTCAGCCTCTTCGTAGAGAGCCTCCAAATCGCCAGGCAGTGACTTAATGAGTGATGCAAAGGCTTCATCCTCGCTGTCCATCACTGCTGGGCTTGGGACGCGGCCATTGAACATCCGGTAAATAAGG is from Candidatus Nezhaarchaeota archaeon and encodes:
- a CDS encoding MoaD/ThiS family protein translates to MKIKVRLFAELRERAGVEWLELEVKDRCRVREVIRQLSELLPETFKDLVRQGGLAQGYTIAIGTRHASLDEEVPANSVVAILPPVGGGL
- a CDS encoding tRNA (N(6)-L-threonylcarbamoyladenosine(37)-C(2))-methylthiotransferase, giving the protein MGGPRFYIETYGCWLNIGDSEVMAGLLREVGLEKTLSFSEASVVVINTCAVRAETERKMLRRIRELSEVARRDGKILVVTGCLATYRPALVSRAAPNAAIVTTDAIERVVKAVELGRGFYAGQGARSWLRLPSLRAEGRAVVPIAVGCLGSCAYCVEPIARGILKSYPVDEVVKRVVEAIKEGAKEVFLVAQDAAAYGLDIGTSLPALLREVCEVEGDFMVRVGMMEPSTTRKILDDLLEAYQDSKVYKYLHLPLQSGSDKVLKVVGRRYSAEEYLELVKEYRSKFIDGFLATDIIVGLPGEGDEEFRETLRVLEAAEPDKVHVARFTPRPLTPAASMKHPPEWIKKRRSRVASSFIDALTLRRNERWIGKVLKVLAVDKANGSTKCRAYNYKLVVVNSQLEPWSWATVKVDQAHPHYLKASPHRG